The Mangrovibacillus cuniculi sequence AATCAAACTCTTCTCCAACAACATAACTACTTTTCTTACCGGTAAACGTGAAACGGAAGGAGTCATCTTCTATATAATTAGATAGAGTCAGATCTTCTTGGTAGGTACTTACTTCTTCCGATGAACATCCAGTTGCAAATAGCAGCATGCTACATAGTAGTAGTTTTTTCATTCCATCACCTCATCTACTTCTAATTTCTCCGATAGGCCTCAGTAAATGGACGTGAAATTCATGGAAAAGTTACACAAAATAAACATTATAAAATCACTAACGAAGTTAACAGCTAATTTCTTTCTCCTAGTCTATATAGATAAAGATTAACATCTTTATTTCAATGTGTAATTCCTATATAATAGGAATATACTAAAAGAGAAGTGCTGTAACACTTCTCTTAGCAACCTTACCGTAAGGGTGTGGTTGTCATTTGTTTATTTATTTGCGAAAACCACCCTTTTGCTTCCTACGGCGCGGGGTGGTTTTCTTGTCTTCTAGTATGCTTTTTCGAAAAGTATATGCCACGCTTTCGCGGACAAGTGCTTTCAAAATTTCACGAAAGAGTTCAAGAAATGTCTCCATGATTATCACCTCCTTTCATAAAGAAAGAAGCGCAACAACCAACCACCCTCACAAATGAGGCTGCTCCTTTATTCTACCATTTCCTGTTCTAGTTTTCACCAAAAATAAGAACACTTGTTCTATAAATATTTAGAAAGTTTTGGTTTTTACCTTTATTTACATATTAAATCGATCAATAGTTATAAGTAGTAACTAATCACAAAAAAACTATCCGATGAGCACTCATCGGATAGTTTTCCATTAGTTCTTCCCTTTTTGACGACCTGGAGCATCACCAGATTTTCCAGAGTATTCCTTATCGTTCTCCACTTTTATTACCACCGTTGTTAACGGGTCTAACGTGATTGATTTGTTGTTTAACGTAAATCCAGATTTCTTCTTCACTTCCTTTACGCCTGCTTCATCGCTATCTACTAGCACTGTTCCAGCCGTCACATCTTGGTTAAACGTTAAAGTTCGTTTGTTCATGTCTGTGTTAACAAACACATAGTATTTGTCTCCATTTGTTGCTTCGTTGCTATACGCGACAAATAGGTCTTGTTCTTTTAGTTCTGGACCTGTTAGTAAGTTTACGTTTTTATCTACTAATTCTTTTGAACCTAGACGGAAAGCATCTGTAGATCTTCTTAGTTTGATCAAACCAGTAGTAAACTCTCTAGTTAGGTTGTTCTCTGGATATAGCTTTTTGTTCGTAGCTTTTTGCCAATCTAAACGGTTGATAATATCAGAAGAATCATACGAGTCATGGATGAAGTATGGATTTTCGAATGGCTCTCCATTTTCATCTGTCATATACGTTGACTTGTAAGGTGCCTCTGTTGTTTCCGCTAAGAACTGCTTCGTACGTCCAAACTCTTGACCAGCATGTAAGAATGCCGTTCCTTGAGATGTAAGGATGATAGAGTTACCTAGACGAATACGTTGGTGAATCTCTTTATCTTGCTTTGCAGGGTCATTCTTGATAGATTGCGCAATTACATCGTATAACGTTAAATTGTCATGTGCCTCAATGTACTGAACCACATCTCCCGGCTGATCTGCTAAGAAGTTACGTGGTTGACCTTTAATATTTTCAAAGATTTGTTGTACGTTACGAGCACCATTTGTTAAGAAACGAGGTTGCCCTTCGCTACCAAATCCTGATTTTAATTCGTTACGGATTTCGTCAGAGAAGCTTCCAACCGCTTCTGTATATTGCATCCACTGTTGATCCGCCGCTTGAACTGGCTTCCCTTCGTCTCCAGCAAACGTTACCCATCCTTCCCCAATCATGACGATATTGGGATTTAACTTTTTCGCTTCATCGAATGCTACCTGGATACTCTCTGCATCATGGTCTCCCATCATGTCAAAGCGGAAACCATCTACTTTAAACTCATCAACCCAGTACTTAATAGAATCTACTAGTACTTTGCGAGACATAGCGTGAGTGGTTCCTAAACGGCCACCACCGAAGCTTGTTCTAGGAGTTCCATCCGCATCCATAAAGTGATAATAGTTAGGAACTAGGTCTTCAAATATACCTACTTGCGCTGTATGGTTGTATACAACATCTAATACAACCCCCATACCACGCTTGTGAATCTCATTAATTAAACGTTTAAATTCTTCAATTCGTTTCTCCGGATTAGTGGGATCTTGAGAGTACATTCCACTTAAGGAGAAGTAACTGTGTGGATCATATCCCCAGTTATAGTTCGTATTTGTAGACTCGTATTCTAGCATTCTTTCATCATTCTTTAATTCGTCACCGAAATAATAGCTCATGACAGGAAGTAATTGAATGTGCGTAACACCTAGATCTTCAATGTAGTCTAGTTTTTCTGCAAATGCTGCGAATGTACCAAATTGTGCTTTTAGCTCTTTATTGATTGTTGGATCTGATGTAAAGTCACGAACATGCGCTTCGTAAATAATCGTATCTTCCCGTTTTTCAAAACCAGGAATCTCTGCATATTTTAGTTTTGGACCGATTTTAGATACATCAATAATGGCTGCTTTTCCATACTTTTCTTCAGGTTTTGCAGTTGTTAAATCATCAGGATTTTTCCAAGCTGCCATAGATTTTGCGTATGGATCTAATGCGATTTTCACATCGTCGCCATGCGTGATCTTATATTGATAGAAGTACCCTTTTGTTGATTTTAATCCTGTAAGTTTTCTATCCAGTTTAATGGACCACACTCCGCGATCGCCGAGAGTCATCTCAAAGTTTCCAATTACTTTGTTTTGATCTTTTTTATCATACAAAATAGCTTCTACTTTATCTGCTTTTGGAGACCAAAGCTTCAACGTAGCACTTCCATTTGGATGAAGTTTCGCCCCAAGCTCACCGTCGTAAGCAAACTCTTCGTCGATAAATCTCCAACCGGATAGAGATGTGATGGAGTTATTACCATAAGAAATTGTATATGGTGCTGTTTCTGCTGAGAAATCGCCCGTTACTTCCACGCGAAGGTCATCTAGGACTTTTACTGAAGTAATCGTCGCTTCTTTTTTATTTTTATCTTTTACTGTTAAGCCTTCTAACAATGACTGTTCCGTTAATTCGTCCGTTCGTGAGAAACTTAGCTCAAGTTTTTCATTAGAGATTTGCTCTGCACCAAGA is a genomic window containing:
- a CDS encoding pullulanase translates to MGKNRSKQFLSILLAFILVFSGFASFIPTVGFANDGSSTEEGEIPADTLRIHYQRTDDNYKNLGLWLWGEVAAPSENWPTGGTAFNEANKTDYGIYIDVPLKKGAKNVNFLVLNTSSGDKDGGDKAVELFVPELKEVWIQQGSDEVLLYEPVELPKDTIRIHYEREDGNYDSWGLWNWSDVANPSDGWPNGALDASGIGKYGAYYDLSLKEAAERIGFLFVNKAGGGQSPDYNYNSITQNQIFIKDGDSKVYDNPYGAVPTVLLGAEQISNEKLELSFSRTDELTEQSLLEGLTVKDKNKKEATITSVKVLDDLRVEVTGDFSAETAPYTISYGNNSITSLSGWRFIDEEFAYDGELGAKLHPNGSATLKLWSPKADKVEAILYDKKDQNKVIGNFEMTLGDRGVWSIKLDRKLTGLKSTKGYFYQYKITHGDDVKIALDPYAKSMAAWKNPDDLTTAKPEEKYGKAAIIDVSKIGPKLKYAEIPGFEKREDTIIYEAHVRDFTSDPTINKELKAQFGTFAAFAEKLDYIEDLGVTHIQLLPVMSYYFGDELKNDERMLEYESTNTNYNWGYDPHSYFSLSGMYSQDPTNPEKRIEEFKRLINEIHKRGMGVVLDVVYNHTAQVGIFEDLVPNYYHFMDADGTPRTSFGGGRLGTTHAMSRKVLVDSIKYWVDEFKVDGFRFDMMGDHDAESIQVAFDEAKKLNPNIVMIGEGWVTFAGDEGKPVQAADQQWMQYTEAVGSFSDEIRNELKSGFGSEGQPRFLTNGARNVQQIFENIKGQPRNFLADQPGDVVQYIEAHDNLTLYDVIAQSIKNDPAKQDKEIHQRIRLGNSIILTSQGTAFLHAGQEFGRTKQFLAETTEAPYKSTYMTDENGEPFENPYFIHDSYDSSDIINRLDWQKATNKKLYPENNLTREFTTGLIKLRRSTDAFRLGSKELVDKNVNLLTGPELKEQDLFVAYSNEATNGDKYYVFVNTDMNKRTLTFNQDVTAGTVLVDSDEAGVKEVKKKSGFTLNNKSITLDPLTTVVIKVENDKEYSGKSGDAPGRQKGKN